One stretch of Clavelina lepadiformis chromosome 6, kaClaLepa1.1, whole genome shotgun sequence DNA includes these proteins:
- the LOC143462984 gene encoding uncharacterized protein LOC143462984: MYVPLALYLICIVVVSQPTIGLQTFNLCQPHYKKGEYFIPPPEPCLHKKHTAIHQCTAKIYDPSHRLIDIEVFVCRTFITTSIATHYFFGSKSHDDSTVAGPAPNPDACDLWRRTFQAPNVGELKQQNEFTWATRNKVKRSYSWPSTTTTRTINGILNKSILKYDPVTQKLMSSIATLSKCQVSSGSCIVGARTFIWKFKQSFQCPQTVPQGVHKLLLHYHKEHLYRVQIKALGISVHHRAKCAEKTFQCYSRNAICTPTGLILVPQNCSELAALDFYKTATAKQQSNDVHSRSSSSEAGALARFMTESNDNMADHVSNLVDDIHYLECQVETLVSSLYALVARQYPGETLTAISGQKKAAVTIGDLITEIQCYPVSGTVLRSLVYKGQFSARPLVEFFYNNGTKTLGQIYRDGNLYRGVRYVESYVPGRIFSFNIGNQFYQFENYSLSQIDSDVQALRPSFAPVNFTEPDIDFETFIDDYPSEEDQGFEDIQNMLVSMSHFKLAHDKFYHFLDANTDQTRDYDFSSVRHTIENTFSNVFLSVLSSITNPVLGGILVILLFMAMFWGFVLTIWAIKFYRGHVVDLARSLISRVRRIRQPTMEENVPPDDVPENREDLVVTQEVRHTDENPNEPLYPNLRQH; this comes from the coding sequence ATGTACGTGCCACTTGCCTTGTACTTGATTTGCATAGTTGTGGTCTCCCAACCGACAATTGGCTTACAAACCTTTAACCTGTGTCaaccacattacaaaaagggAGAATATTTTATACCTCCGCCGGAACCATGTTTGCATAAGAAACATACTGCAATTCACCAATGCACAGCTAAAATTTATGATCCTAGTCACCGCCTAATCGACATCGAAGTTTTTGTATGCCGTACGTTTATAACTACCTCAATAGCAACCCATTATTTCTTTGGATCTAAAAGTCACGATGATAGTACAGTCGCAGGACCTGCACCAAACCCGGATGCTTGCGATCTTTGGAGAAGAACTTTTCAAGCACCAAATGTTGGAGAGTTGAAGCAGCAAAACGAATTCACATGGGCGACCAGAAACAAAGTCAAACGCAGTTACAGCTGGCCCTCTACTACCACTACACGAACAATCAATGGCATCCTGaacaaatcgattttaaagtatGATCCGGTAACGCAGAAACTGATGTCGAGTATTGCCACTTTATCGAAGTGCCAAGTGTCTTCGGGTTCCTGTATTGTGGGAGCCAGAACATTTATATGGAAatttaaacaatcatttcaatgTCCTCAAACCGTTCCTCAGGGAGTCCATAAACTGTTACTACATTACCACAAAGAACATTTATACCGAGTGCAAATCAAAGCTCTTGGGATTAGTGTGCATCATCGTGCAAAGTGCGCTGAAAAGACATTTCAATGCTACAGCCGAAACGCTATTTGCACGCCTACAGGACTGATTCTGGTTCCGCAAAATTGTTCGGAGCTTGCAGCTTTAGACTTTTACAAAACCGCGACAGCCAAACAGCAATCCAACGACGTACATAGCCGCTCGTCCAGTTCGGAAGCCGGTGCCCTTGCAAGATTCATGACGGAAAGCAATGACAATATGGCTGACCATGTGTCTAATCTAGTGGACGATATACATTACCTAGAGTGTCAAGTTGAAACACTCGTCTCATCTCTTTATGCGCTGGTCGCACGTCAATACCCCGGGGAAACTTTAACCGCAATTAGCGgacagaaaaaagcagccgTCACCATAGGTGATCTTATAACAGAAATTCAATGTTACCCAGTATCGGGAACCGTATTACGAAGTCTGGTATATAAGGGTCAGTTTTCTGCTAGGCCCTTAGTTGAATTCTTCTATAATAATGGTACCAAAACGCTCGGTCAAATCTACCGAGACGGAAATCTTTATAGAGGAGTTCGATATGTAGAATCCTATGTTCCTGGTCGCATATTCTCATTTAACATTGGTAACCAATTCTATCAATTTGAGAATTACTCTCTGAGTCAAATAGACTCGGATGTGCAAGCTCTACGGCCGTCTTTCGCACCAGTGAACTTTACAGAACCAGACATTGATTTTGAAACCTTTATCGATGATTATCCTTCAGAAGAAGACCAAGGATTTGAAGACATCCAAAATATGTTAGTGTCGATGAGCCATTTCAAGCTCGCACATgataaattttaccattttctaGATGCAAATACTGATCAAACTAGGGATTACGATTTCTCTAGCGTCAGACACACAATCGAGAACACCTTCTCCAATGTATTTTTGAGTGTTTTATCTTCTATTACAAATCCTGTTTTAGGCGGGATATTGGTTATTTTACTATTCATGGCAATGTTTTGGGGCTTTGTCTTAACTATTTGGGCAATTAAGTTTTACAGAGGACATGTAGTCGATTTGGCACGATCTCTCATCTCTCGTGTCCGTCGCATCCGTCAGCCAACCATGGAAGAAAACGTCCCTCCCGACGATGTTCCAGAAAACAGAGAGGATTTAGTTGTAACGCAAGAGGTCCGGCATACCGATGAAAACCCCAATGAACCGCTATACCCCAATTTACGTCAGCATTAG